The Amyelois transitella isolate CPQ chromosome 20, ilAmyTran1.1, whole genome shotgun sequence genome has a segment encoding these proteins:
- the LOC106131475 gene encoding short coiled-coil protein homolog, which translates to MSSIMQKCNDDNIPLADDDPQVIITDDVENNHLDHGRSMDSLPSSYTGGSSSPGLNGPPSFEPDSGIDEQEEKARLISQVLELQNTLDDLSQRVDSVKEENLKLRSENQVLGQYIENLMSASSVFQSTTANAHKK; encoded by the exons ATGTCTTCAATCATGCAGAAGTGTAATGATGACAATATTCCGCTTGCTGACGATGATCCCCAAGTGATTATTACGGATGACGTAGAGAACAATCATTTAGATCACGGACGGTCAATGGATTCTTTACCTAGTTCGTACACAGGGGGCTCCTCCAGCCCAGGTTTGAATGGTCCTCCGAGTTTCGAACCTGATTCGGGAATTGATGAACAAGAAGAGAAGGCTCGCTTGATATCACAAGTGTTGGAATTGCAAAATACTTTAGATG ATTTATCACAAAGGGTGGACTCAGTCAAAGAAGAAAATCTGAAGCTACGTTCAGAAAACCAAGTTCTAGGGCAGTACATTGAAAATTTGATGTCGGCCTCTTCAGTATTCCAGTCTACAACAGCAAATGCTCATAAGAAGTAG